From Streptomyces sp. NBC_00690, a single genomic window includes:
- a CDS encoding DUF3048 domain-containing protein, whose amino-acid sequence MERSVRKRKAALGTVLAVVLATLLGACSDDSGTSPEESATPSAGPVLAVKIDNAPQARPQTGLGAADVVYAEQVEAGLSRLMALYATRLPDSVGPVRSARESDLELLAQFPDPTLVFSGAQSKLLPLIEAAPLRPVTPGSAPAGAFVRDQERTAPYNLYVRPQRVQKDTAGAKALERAGFRTGPPPGGGEAVTERTVRFPSARFTFTWSADRGRWQIAMDGRRAVEPDGTAVTAATVVVQRVEIRESQFQDFMGNNSPLTVTVGSGSAEVLRDGRAFPGEWKRASARGGTTFTTPDGDPLNIANGPVWVMLVAS is encoded by the coding sequence ATGGAACGGTCGGTCAGGAAGCGGAAGGCCGCGCTCGGCACCGTGCTCGCGGTGGTGCTCGCCACCCTGCTGGGCGCGTGCTCCGATGACTCGGGGACCTCGCCCGAGGAATCCGCCACCCCTTCGGCGGGGCCGGTGCTCGCCGTCAAGATCGACAACGCTCCGCAGGCCCGTCCCCAGACGGGGCTGGGCGCGGCGGACGTGGTCTACGCGGAGCAGGTCGAGGCCGGGCTGAGCCGGCTCATGGCCCTGTACGCGACTCGGCTCCCCGACTCCGTGGGACCCGTGCGGAGTGCCCGGGAGTCCGATCTTGAGCTTCTGGCGCAGTTCCCGGACCCGACGCTGGTGTTCTCCGGGGCCCAGTCGAAGTTGCTGCCGCTGATCGAGGCTGCGCCGTTGCGGCCCGTGACCCCCGGTAGCGCCCCGGCGGGAGCCTTCGTTCGCGACCAGGAACGGACCGCCCCCTACAACCTGTACGTACGGCCGCAGCGGGTCCAGAAGGACACGGCCGGGGCGAAGGCCCTGGAACGGGCCGGGTTCCGTACGGGCCCACCGCCGGGTGGCGGTGAGGCGGTGACCGAACGCACCGTGCGTTTCCCCAGCGCTCGGTTCACCTTCACCTGGTCCGCCGATCGGGGCCGTTGGCAGATCGCCATGGACGGTCGCCGGGCGGTTGAGCCGGACGGTACGGCGGTGACCGCGGCCACTGTCGTCGTCCAGCGGGTGGAGATCAGGGAGTCCCAATTCCAGGACTTCATGGGCAACAACTCCCCGCTGACCGTGACCGTCGGCTCCGGTAGCGCCGAGGTCCTGCGGGACGGGCGGGCATTTCCGGGGGAGTGGAAGCGCGCCTCGGCGCGAGGTGGAACGACTTTCACCACACCGGACGGCGATCCGCTGAATATCGCGAACGGGCCGGTGTGGGTGATGTTGGTGGCAAGCTGA
- a CDS encoding FAD-dependent oxidoreductase: MSPKVVIVGGGYGGSAAAKALDAVADVTLVEPKDAFLHNVGALRAAVDSDFAPQIFLPYDHLLSRGRVVRDRAVRVEPGTVSLASGKALDADYIVLATGSSYPFPAKSDLDDSSASLEKFGATQKQLTAADKVLLLGAGPVGLEFAGEIKARWPQKQVVIIDPAPSILSGYSDAFREEILRQLDQLGVELLLGDSLAQEPPTEVGTAGAFDVTTRSGAEVSAQVWFRAYGVTPASAYLAGSLAPARLDSGRVEVLPSLQVKGQTTVFALGDITDVAEPKRAGAAMQHAEVIAGNITALIGGGKELTSYEPGPAAILLPLGPTGGATELPGGELLGPEVTAQYKGADLMVGRFSETFGLSG; the protein is encoded by the coding sequence ATGTCCCCCAAAGTTGTGATCGTCGGCGGCGGCTACGGCGGCAGCGCCGCGGCCAAGGCCCTGGATGCTGTGGCCGACGTGACCCTTGTCGAGCCTAAGGACGCCTTCCTGCACAATGTCGGCGCCCTCCGGGCCGCCGTTGACTCGGACTTCGCCCCCCAGATCTTCCTGCCCTATGACCATCTGCTCAGCCGGGGCCGTGTCGTCCGTGACCGCGCGGTCCGGGTCGAGCCCGGGACGGTCTCGCTCGCCTCGGGCAAGGCGCTGGATGCCGACTACATCGTCCTTGCCACCGGCTCCAGCTACCCCTTCCCCGCCAAGAGCGACCTCGATGACTCCTCGGCTTCCCTGGAGAAGTTCGGTGCCACGCAGAAGCAGCTCACCGCGGCGGACAAGGTCCTTCTTCTCGGAGCGGGGCCCGTCGGCCTTGAGTTCGCGGGGGAGATCAAGGCCCGATGGCCGCAGAAGCAGGTCGTCATCATCGACCCGGCCCCGAGCATCCTGAGCGGCTACTCCGATGCGTTCCGTGAAGAGATCCTGCGCCAACTGGACCAACTCGGGGTGGAACTACTGCTCGGCGACTCGCTCGCCCAGGAGCCACCGACCGAGGTCGGGACGGCTGGGGCGTTCGACGTCACCACCCGTTCGGGCGCCGAGGTGAGCGCGCAGGTCTGGTTCAGGGCCTACGGAGTCACACCCGCCAGCGCCTACCTCGCGGGCTCGCTCGCCCCGGCCCGGTTGGACAGCGGCCGTGTCGAAGTGCTGCCCAGCCTTCAGGTGAAGGGCCAGACCACGGTGTTCGCCCTCGGTGACATCACCGATGTGGCCGAACCCAAGCGAGCCGGGGCCGCCATGCAACACGCCGAAGTGATCGCGGGAAACATCACCGCCCTGATCGGGGGCGGTAAGGAGCTGACGTCGTACGAGCCCGGTCCGGCCGCCATCCTGCTGCCGTTGGGCCCCACCGGCGGTGCCACGGAACTGCCCGGCGGCGAACTGTTGGGGCCCGAAGTGACGGCCCAGTACAAGGGGGCGGACCTGATGGTCGGCCGCTTCTCCGAAACCTTTGGGCTCAGCGGATGA
- a CDS encoding helix-turn-helix domain-containing protein, protein MPSVVLRSTGIPAADRFDYWRDLMSSTHAPMDLRSDDACDFRARQRVIELGDVTVWPAAFPPVVFRRTAQHIRQADPENYHVSLLLRGEGHIFWGRQEVSRYPFSYHTNDTSRPYEIVSGKQRILLIGVEVPKAVLPLPRHRAERAIGLPMSGREGMGALLAQFLTQFTRNLNDYRLSDAPRLGVVLTDLVAAMFAHALESENLLPPDTRQRALVLRIKAFIQQHLADPHLTPTHIAAAHHISVGHLHRLFRTEGTTVAALIRRSRLENARADLADPICAGQPVHTIGARWGMPQASEFSRAFRAAYGVPPRDYRHNTLGAPGAFLSSDGEAPTGT, encoded by the coding sequence CTGCCGTCCGTCGTGCTGCGCTCCACGGGCATTCCCGCTGCCGATCGATTCGACTACTGGCGCGACCTGATGAGCTCCACGCATGCCCCCATGGATCTCCGGAGTGACGACGCCTGCGACTTCCGGGCGCGCCAGCGGGTCATCGAACTCGGTGATGTGACGGTGTGGCCCGCCGCCTTCCCGCCGGTGGTCTTCCGACGGACGGCGCAGCACATCCGTCAGGCGGACCCCGAGAACTACCACGTGTCCTTGCTCCTGCGCGGTGAGGGCCACATCTTCTGGGGGCGCCAGGAGGTCAGCCGATACCCGTTCAGCTACCACACCAACGACACCTCGCGCCCCTACGAGATCGTCTCCGGCAAGCAGCGCATCCTCCTCATCGGTGTGGAGGTGCCGAAGGCGGTGCTGCCGTTGCCCCGCCACCGTGCCGAGCGTGCGATTGGACTGCCCATGTCGGGACGAGAGGGCATGGGGGCGCTACTGGCCCAGTTCCTCACCCAGTTCACCCGGAACCTCAACGACTATCGACTCAGTGACGCCCCGCGTCTCGGGGTAGTCCTCACCGACCTGGTGGCGGCGATGTTCGCGCATGCGCTGGAGTCGGAGAACCTCCTGCCGCCGGACACCCGGCAGCGTGCGCTCGTCCTACGGATCAAGGCGTTCATCCAACAGCACCTGGCGGACCCCCACCTCACTCCCACGCACATCGCCGCCGCCCACCACATCTCCGTAGGCCATCTGCATCGGCTGTTCCGAACCGAAGGCACCACCGTGGCCGCACTGATTCGTCGCAGCCGTCTGGAGAACGCCCGCGCGGACCTCGCGGACCCGATCTGCGCCGGGCAGCCGGTCCACACCATCGGAGCTCGTTGGGGAATGCCCCAGGCGTCGGAGTTCAGTCGCGCCTTCCGTGCCGCCTACGGCGTACCCCCTCGGGACTACCGTCACAACACACTCGGTGCGCCGGGTGCGTTCCTCAGCTCAGACGGTGAAGCGCCTACAGGAACGTAG
- a CDS encoding phosphotransferase produces MTTPEHLGEEVLIGGGVNHVVRIGSTVRRPVGPWTRTVHALLAHLRVVGFTGAPRAHGFDTEGREVLDFLPGQVADHPLADRVRSDAALCAVAQLLREYHDATVGFAPGADADWYFPGREPAEVICHGDVTPYNCVFRGGRPIAFIDFDTAHPGPRIWDLAYAAYRFVPLTDPDHGDVTLPVEEQAHRLRLLADAYRLGVDDRAELTATARDRLEHLVRHMHAQASAGSTAFAGHIAAGHDSLYRTDAAHITRHATTFSTALMRDFPAR; encoded by the coding sequence ATGACAACGCCAGAACATCTGGGCGAAGAAGTGCTGATAGGCGGCGGTGTCAACCATGTCGTACGGATCGGATCGACTGTCCGACGGCCGGTGGGGCCGTGGACCCGCACCGTCCATGCCCTGCTCGCCCATCTGCGCGTGGTGGGGTTCACCGGTGCCCCGCGCGCCCATGGGTTCGACACGGAGGGCCGGGAGGTCCTGGATTTCCTCCCCGGCCAGGTCGCCGACCATCCCCTGGCGGACCGTGTGCGATCGGACGCGGCCTTGTGCGCAGTGGCCCAGCTGCTGCGCGAGTACCACGATGCCACCGTCGGCTTCGCCCCTGGGGCGGACGCCGACTGGTACTTCCCCGGCCGCGAACCGGCCGAGGTGATCTGCCATGGCGATGTCACACCGTACAACTGTGTCTTCCGCGGCGGCAGGCCGATCGCCTTCATCGACTTCGATACCGCACACCCCGGCCCGCGCATCTGGGACCTCGCCTATGCCGCCTATCGGTTCGTTCCCCTGACCGACCCGGACCACGGTGATGTCACCCTGCCCGTCGAGGAACAGGCACATCGGCTTCGGCTCCTCGCAGACGCCTATCGGCTGGGTGTCGACGATCGCGCGGAACTGACCGCAACGGCCCGGGACCGCTTGGAACACCTGGTCCGCCATATGCATGCACAGGCGAGCGCGGGTTCCACGGCATTCGCCGGGCACATCGCGGCCGGGCATGACTCCCTCTACCGCACCGACGCCGCACACATCACCCGCCATGCGACGACCTTCTCGACAGCGTTGATGCGAGATTTCCCAGCCCGGTAA
- a CDS encoding SDR family NAD(P)-dependent oxidoreductase, which produces MDIKDRVVIVTGGGGGIGAETAKLLGSRGARVVVTDISESGEAVAEAIREAGGDAAFLRADITVEEEAEALVARTLDRYGRLDGAFNNAGVEQAATPLHQLTAAQWDRAIRVDLTGVFYSLKYQITAMLESGTRGSIVNTASALGQVAVANASEYVAAKHGVIGLTRAAAADYGQHGIRVNAVLPGIVETPMVARIAEEPSFSGIFDGLRQRHLLGRFAQPNEVGEAVAWLLSDSSAFVTGAAIPVDGGYLAV; this is translated from the coding sequence ATGGACATCAAGGACCGGGTAGTCATCGTGACCGGTGGCGGCGGCGGGATCGGTGCCGAGACCGCGAAGCTGTTGGGCAGCAGGGGTGCCCGGGTCGTGGTCACGGACATCAGTGAGTCGGGCGAGGCAGTGGCCGAGGCCATCCGGGAAGCGGGGGGAGACGCCGCGTTCCTGCGTGCGGACATCACCGTGGAGGAGGAGGCCGAGGCGCTGGTGGCCAGGACCCTCGACCGATACGGCAGACTCGACGGCGCATTCAACAACGCCGGTGTGGAGCAGGCCGCGACGCCGCTCCACCAGCTCACCGCTGCGCAGTGGGACCGGGCGATCCGGGTCGATCTGACCGGTGTCTTCTACTCTCTGAAGTATCAGATCACGGCCATGCTGGAGTCGGGCACCCGCGGATCCATCGTCAACACGGCATCCGCTCTGGGGCAGGTGGCCGTTGCCAATGCGAGCGAGTACGTGGCCGCGAAACACGGCGTCATCGGCCTCACCCGTGCTGCCGCTGCCGACTACGGACAGCACGGCATCCGTGTCAACGCCGTACTGCCGGGCATCGTCGAAACCCCCATGGTCGCCCGCATCGCGGAGGAGCCCAGCTTCTCGGGAATCTTCGACGGCCTCCGCCAGCGACACCTGCTCGGCAGATTCGCCCAGCCGAACGAGGTCGGCGAGGCCGTGGCCTGGCTCCTTTCGGACAGCTCGGCATTCGTCACCGGAGCGGCGATTCCCGTCGACGGCGGCTATCTCGCCGTGTGA
- a CDS encoding alpha/beta hydrolase has product MADRRSEPDRLQPTWQPPPFDPELSAALTAWGNEGREPVTPENLATRQQQDAATRPRPTVPELSADGLFKVDELFVPGESGRPDVALVCARPTGATGRLPVLYYMHGGGMVMGNAWSVLPQVLHEWAGALELAVVSVEYRLAPQARYPEPIEDCYAGLSWVAAHAIELRVDADRIIVGGKSAGGGLAAALALLTRDRGGPAPIGQLLLCPMLDDRNNTFSSHQMAGVDTWDRTSNATAWQALLGDRCGAPDLPPYAAPARATDLSGLPPAYIDVGSAETFRDEDVAYAQAIWQAGGQAELHVWPGAFHGFDTFVPGAALSRDARNARLRWLRRLLAQSHAGSRASMGEAL; this is encoded by the coding sequence GTGGCTGACAGGCGCTCAGAGCCGGATCGGCTCCAGCCGACGTGGCAACCGCCCCCTTTTGATCCCGAGCTGAGCGCCGCATTGACGGCTTGGGGCAACGAGGGACGGGAACCGGTCACCCCGGAGAACCTCGCGACCCGACAGCAGCAGGACGCTGCGACCAGGCCCAGGCCCACAGTTCCGGAACTCAGCGCCGACGGCCTGTTCAAGGTGGACGAACTGTTTGTGCCGGGAGAATCGGGCCGGCCCGACGTCGCACTCGTCTGCGCTCGCCCCACCGGGGCCACCGGACGATTGCCGGTGCTGTACTACATGCACGGCGGCGGAATGGTGATGGGCAATGCTTGGTCCGTCCTTCCGCAAGTGCTGCACGAATGGGCCGGTGCGCTGGAGTTGGCCGTCGTCTCCGTCGAATACCGACTGGCACCGCAGGCGCGCTACCCCGAGCCGATCGAGGACTGCTACGCCGGGTTGAGCTGGGTGGCCGCGCACGCGATCGAGTTGCGCGTCGACGCTGACCGCATCATCGTCGGTGGAAAGAGTGCCGGCGGTGGGCTCGCCGCGGCGCTCGCCCTCCTCACCCGTGACCGGGGCGGGCCCGCACCGATCGGGCAGCTGCTTCTGTGCCCGATGCTCGACGACCGCAACAACACCTTCTCCAGCCACCAGATGGCCGGCGTCGACACCTGGGACCGCACCTCCAACGCAACCGCGTGGCAGGCATTGCTCGGCGACCGGTGCGGCGCCCCGGACCTACCGCCGTACGCGGCTCCCGCCCGCGCCACGGATCTGTCCGGGCTTCCCCCGGCCTACATCGACGTCGGATCGGCCGAGACCTTCAGGGACGAGGACGTGGCCTATGCCCAGGCGATCTGGCAGGCCGGCGGCCAAGCCGAACTGCACGTATGGCCGGGCGCGTTCCACGGGTTCGACACCTTCGTACCAGGAGCGGCACTCAGTCGGGACGCCCGCAACGCCCGGTTGCGCTGGCTCCGACGTCTCCTCGCCCAGTCCCACGCCGGGAGTCGTGCGTCGATGGGGGAAGCGCTGTAG
- a CDS encoding LuxR C-terminal-related transcriptional regulator, translated as MQPLEDVFAEQRSNLRSARAALARFGELYTEAQRSEMPGATLLTGAALISRTLEATVNNVHHEVMTAQPGGGRPPDVLEEAIARDLRMLARGVRQRSIYQHTIRLHQPTLAYVDATTRAGAEVRTLAEVFERLIVLDREVAYIPVSDQRADAALEIRHPGMVRFICLFFESAWSRSLPVHGESRPRPPRVTQEVQQAILRAVVSGDTDDSIARRLGMSRRSVSEHIRKVSQQLGSSSRAQLGYLLATSGWRWDGQDPQSAPETTQSTQETTDGP; from the coding sequence TTGCAGCCGTTGGAGGATGTGTTCGCGGAGCAACGCAGCAACCTGCGGTCCGCCCGGGCGGCACTCGCCCGCTTTGGGGAGTTGTACACGGAAGCCCAGCGCTCCGAGATGCCGGGCGCTACCCTCCTCACCGGAGCGGCACTGATCAGCAGGACCCTCGAAGCGACCGTGAACAACGTCCATCACGAGGTGATGACCGCGCAGCCGGGCGGAGGCCGCCCGCCCGATGTGCTGGAAGAGGCGATCGCCCGCGATCTGCGGATGTTGGCGCGGGGCGTGCGGCAGCGATCCATCTATCAGCACACCATCCGCCTCCATCAGCCGACCCTGGCCTACGTCGATGCCACCACTCGGGCCGGCGCCGAGGTGCGCACTCTCGCGGAGGTCTTCGAACGGCTCATCGTCCTGGATCGCGAGGTGGCGTATATCCCGGTCTCCGACCAGCGTGCGGATGCCGCGTTGGAGATACGTCACCCCGGGATGGTCCGCTTCATCTGTCTCTTCTTCGAGAGCGCGTGGAGCCGTTCGCTCCCGGTGCACGGCGAGAGCAGGCCGCGTCCACCGCGGGTCACCCAGGAGGTCCAACAGGCGATCTTGCGGGCAGTCGTCTCCGGTGACACCGACGACTCCATTGCGCGCAGGCTCGGCATGAGTAGACGCAGCGTCTCCGAGCACATACGCAAGGTGTCACAACAGCTGGGGAGCAGCAGTCGGGCCCAGCTGGGCTACCTGTTGGCGACGTCCGGTTGGAGATGGGACGGCCAGGACCCGCAGAGCGCGCCGGAGACGACACAGAGTACGCAGGAGACGACCGACGGTCCCTGA
- a CDS encoding FG-GAP repeat domain-containing protein: MGVALRKLVGTGVATALLVTGGVVGAGTAVAAGDPTFYFDPVQDMALMPGVGWEELSPPATGGQQSGEADGTFVYALSKKPLTDARWSSGGVPTGLKVDPTADCKAKTGVTGVYLCSVKGWGAPGPNVSAASSAANGTTLYYGLVYVPRGKSVDAGIKEAQTAGSKAIGPRRAHATVTAKTKAHVAKNTMTLSTATLPAGGSVQHTVKLHAVDKGELQLSLSQAPGFRRWDEGELKVSVDGVNAAGATGAECDHSLGELGWGNDIRCTVKKPGDYTVTYGLKAAATAPAWRLRNTAVYEVYGFGTGNPQKASDFAVSSSIPVTERFRVVGRGTDGELYDYRGTGKASKPFASVELVGSSVNWNQYSALTRLAPVTVQSSGPGAVARDKSGVLWFYRTSGDGGIFKSRLRVGGGWNAFTSLTGASDLTGDKKADLLARDAKGVLWLYPGTGTTTAPFGARTKVGTGWNIYNSLVGGTDVTGDGTADLLGRDAKGVLWLYRGTGVASKPLSGRVQVSTGWQIYNSLVAPGDLNSDRKADLVARDAAGAIWFYKGTGDAAKPYAARVKVASGWKKYNLLF, encoded by the coding sequence ATGGGGGTAGCTTTGCGAAAGCTCGTGGGAACCGGTGTTGCGACGGCGCTGCTCGTCACCGGTGGTGTCGTGGGGGCGGGGACGGCCGTGGCGGCCGGGGATCCGACGTTCTACTTCGACCCGGTCCAGGACATGGCCCTGATGCCCGGTGTGGGCTGGGAGGAGTTGTCACCGCCGGCCACCGGCGGACAGCAGAGCGGGGAGGCGGACGGAACCTTCGTCTACGCCCTGAGCAAGAAGCCGCTCACGGATGCGCGCTGGTCCAGCGGCGGGGTGCCGACCGGGTTGAAGGTGGACCCGACGGCCGACTGCAAGGCGAAGACCGGGGTCACCGGTGTGTACCTGTGCAGTGTGAAGGGCTGGGGCGCCCCGGGGCCCAATGTCTCGGCGGCGAGCAGTGCCGCGAACGGTACGACGCTCTACTACGGCCTTGTCTACGTGCCGCGCGGGAAGAGCGTCGACGCGGGGATCAAGGAGGCGCAGACCGCCGGCTCGAAGGCCATCGGTCCGCGGCGTGCACATGCGACGGTCACGGCGAAGACCAAGGCACACGTCGCGAAGAACACCATGACCCTGTCGACGGCGACACTGCCGGCCGGTGGCTCCGTGCAGCACACGGTGAAGCTGCACGCGGTCGACAAGGGCGAACTCCAGTTGAGCCTGTCCCAGGCTCCGGGCTTCCGGCGCTGGGACGAGGGCGAGCTGAAGGTCAGCGTCGACGGCGTGAACGCGGCGGGCGCCACCGGCGCCGAGTGCGATCACTCGCTCGGGGAGCTGGGCTGGGGCAATGACATCCGTTGTACCGTCAAGAAGCCCGGCGACTACACGGTCACCTACGGGTTGAAGGCCGCTGCAACCGCTCCGGCATGGCGACTGCGGAACACCGCGGTCTACGAGGTGTACGGCTTCGGCACCGGAAACCCGCAGAAGGCGTCGGACTTCGCGGTGAGCAGTTCGATCCCGGTGACCGAGCGCTTCCGGGTCGTGGGCCGAGGCACGGACGGCGAGCTGTACGACTATCGCGGCACGGGCAAAGCCTCGAAGCCGTTCGCCTCGGTCGAGCTGGTCGGCAGCAGTGTGAACTGGAACCAGTACTCGGCGCTGACCCGGCTGGCTCCGGTGACCGTCCAGAGCAGCGGCCCCGGTGCAGTGGCACGGGACAAGAGCGGTGTGTTGTGGTTCTACCGGACGTCCGGTGACGGCGGCATCTTCAAGAGCCGGCTGAGGGTCGGCGGGGGTTGGAACGCCTTCACCTCTCTGACCGGTGCATCGGATCTGACCGGCGACAAGAAGGCCGATCTGCTGGCGCGGGACGCTAAGGGCGTGCTGTGGCTGTACCCGGGCACGGGAACCACCACGGCGCCGTTCGGTGCCAGGACCAAGGTGGGTACCGGCTGGAACATCTACAACTCGCTGGTGGGCGGCACCGACGTGACCGGTGACGGCACGGCAGATCTGCTGGGCCGGGACGCCAAGGGCGTGCTGTGGCTGTACCGGGGAACGGGAGTGGCGTCGAAGCCGCTCAGCGGTCGGGTGCAGGTCAGCACCGGCTGGCAGATTTACAACTCCTTGGTGGCACCGGGCGACCTGAACTCGGACCGCAAGGCGGACCTGGTCGCACGGGACGCCGCGGGTGCCATCTGGTTCTACAAGGGCACGGGTGACGCAGCGAAGCCGTACGCGGCCCGGGTGAAGGTCGCCTCCGGTTGGAAGAAGTACAACCTGCTCTTCTGA
- a CDS encoding winged helix DNA-binding domain-containing protein encodes MSFLATRALNRATLARQLLLDRADLPVLGAVAHLGGLQAQEPQEPFVGLWSRLGRFDPATLSNLLTQRNVVRMHLMRRTVHLVTADDALAWRARHDGMLRQRVLGTYRRELDGVDLDELTVAGLEVMADEEPRSMSQLARALGERWPDPGPRALGELLIAALLPTTQLPPRGLWRTKGGARYALLSSWLGRSIDPAAPPGTDPVGEALVRRYLTAFGPAASADLRAWCGLTGLPKAIAAMREHLVSFRDERGRELLDLPDLPRPDPDTPAPVRFLPAFDNAILGYHDRSRIIDDAHRGLSVAGERVVLVDGRVSATWGVDDDTVVVTPLRPFSRTDRAGVAEQGGELASFLSDNESDRVRIAASPR; translated from the coding sequence ATGAGCTTCCTCGCCACCCGGGCACTCAACCGCGCCACGCTCGCCCGGCAACTGTTGCTCGATCGCGCCGACCTCCCCGTCCTCGGCGCCGTCGCACACCTCGGCGGTCTACAAGCGCAAGAACCCCAGGAACCGTTCGTCGGGCTGTGGTCGCGGCTGGGCCGGTTCGACCCCGCAACGCTCTCGAACCTGCTCACCCAGCGGAACGTGGTACGGATGCACCTCATGCGCCGTACCGTCCATCTGGTCACCGCGGACGATGCCTTGGCCTGGCGCGCACGACATGACGGCATGCTGCGTCAACGGGTGCTCGGCACCTATCGCCGTGAACTCGACGGCGTGGACCTCGACGAACTCACCGTGGCCGGCCTGGAGGTCATGGCCGACGAAGAACCCCGTTCGATGTCCCAGCTCGCCAGGGCGCTCGGCGAGCGTTGGCCAGACCCGGGACCGCGGGCACTGGGCGAATTGCTGATCGCAGCCCTCCTCCCGACGACACAACTGCCGCCGCGCGGGCTGTGGCGTACCAAAGGGGGAGCGCGGTACGCACTGCTCTCCTCATGGCTGGGGCGAAGCATCGACCCAGCGGCCCCGCCGGGCACCGACCCGGTCGGTGAAGCGCTGGTGCGGCGCTATCTGACCGCGTTCGGTCCCGCCGCATCGGCTGATCTGCGTGCCTGGTGCGGTCTGACCGGACTCCCGAAAGCGATCGCCGCGATGCGCGAACACCTGGTCAGCTTCCGCGATGAGCGGGGTCGCGAGCTGCTGGACCTCCCTGACCTCCCGCGCCCCGACCCCGACACCCCCGCGCCGGTACGGTTCCTCCCCGCCTTCGACAACGCGATCCTGGGCTATCACGATCGCAGCCGGATCATCGACGACGCCCATCGCGGCCTGTCCGTCGCCGGCGAGCGCGTCGTCCTGGTCGACGGCCGGGTCTCCGCGACGTGGGGCGTCGACGACGACACCGTGGTTGTCACTCCACTGCGCCCCTTCTCACGGACGGATCGCGCCGGCGTCGCCGAACAGGGCGGTGAACTGGCGTCGTTCCTCTCCGACAACGAGAGCGATCGCGTGCGGATCGCCGCATCTCCGCGATGA